The window GGAAAGCCACCGTCGCGAGCGCGATCAGCGGCACGCCCACGTCAGCGCGCCCGCCGGAACGGTCCACAAGACAGCATTCAGCCACCACTTTGGCACCAGTCTTCTCTATCGCGGAGATGCACTCGCGCGAGGAGAGACCCGTCGTCACGATGTCCTCGACAACCAGTACGCGGTCGGCAGCCGTCAGCTGGAAGCCGCGCCGAAGGCGGAACTCGCCATCCTCACGCTCGACAAACAGGAAGGGCAGGTCCAGCTGGCGAGCGGTTTCATAGCCCGGAATAATCCCGCCCAGCGCGGGCGAGACAATGGCGGTAATGTTGTCCTGAACCTTCGCGCGCACGGCCTCAGCCATCGCCTTGCACAGCTTTTCGGTGCGGGCAGGCTCGCGGAAGACCAGCGCCTTCTGCAGAAAGACCGGGCTGCGCAGGCCAGAGGACAAGATGAAATGGCCCTCCAGCAAGGCACCTGCCTCGCGGAACTCGTCCAGCACTTCGTCTGCGGTCATCATGTCCGGCCTCCCGATAAAAGCGGCGCTACTCGTAACGGGCGCGCTCGGCACTGACTACCCGGTCACACGTCTTCAGTGCAGCGACGATATTGGACAAATGGCGCACGTCCACCACCTCAATGTCGAACGCCATATCAAAGAAATCGCGCGAGCGGGAAAGCGTCTTGATATTGGTGATGTTGCCGCGCGCCTCACCAACGGCACCCGCAATCTCGGCCAGCACGCCCGGCTCGTTGCGCACCGTCGCCAGTACCCGGCCCACCGAAACAGCGTTCGAGCGCGCTTCAGGCGTCCATTTCAGATCAATCCAGTTATCGCCAGAGGCAGGGGCTTCCTCCTCCAGCTCGGCCAGACGTTCGCAGTCGATGACGTGGACTTCCACGCCAACGCCCTCACGCAAAATGCCGACAATGCGGTCGCCCGGAAGCGGCGAGCAGCAGGGCGCGAAATGCAGCGACACGCCGGGCGTCAGCCCGCTGCCATGCACGTAAAGCGCGCCCTTTTCATCATCGATCAGCTCGCGCTGGCTCGGATCATTGGGGCTTTTCTCGCGCTGGCCGGGAAATACCGCGTCAAAGAGCTGGGTGGAGGTGATCTGCCCCCTGCCCAGTGCCTGATAGAGTTCCGGCGCGGATTTCAGGTCGAGCCGCGCCAGCGCCTCCGTCAGCATGTTTTCCTTGAAGGCCTTGCCCTCGCGCTGGAAGGCGTGCTCGGCGATCACCTTGCCAAGGCGCTCAAACTCCTGCTGCTGGGTTTCACGGATAAGCTTGCGGATCGCGGCCTTGGCGCGGCCGGTAACCACAAGGTCTTCCCACCCGGCAGGCGGCTGGCGCACCCCGCCCTTGATGATCTCTACCGTATCGCCATTACGCAGCCGGGTACGTAATGGCCGCTCGCGTCCATTGATACGCACGCCAACCGCCCCTGCCCCCAGCTCGGTATGGACCGCATAGGCAAAATCCAGCGGCGTTGCACCCTGCGGCAGGGCAATCAGCTCGCCCTTGGGCGTGAAGGCGTAGACCTGGTCGGTGAGCATCTCCAGCTTGGCATGCTCGAGAAACTCGTCCGGGTCACCGCCCTGCTCGAGAATTTCGACAAAAGCCCGCAACCGGCCGAGCGGGTCGCCGCCTGCCTCGCGCGCTGATTTGGCGTCATAACCGTAGCGGCCAGCCTTGTAGCGCCAGTGCGCGGCCACGCCGGTCTCTGCAACCGCCTCCATGGCCTCGGTACGTATCTGCAGCTCCATGCGCACATTGTGCGGACCGACAATGGTGGTGTGCAGCGAGCGGTAATTATTGGGCTTGGGGGTGGAGATGTAGTCGTGGAAGCGCTCCGGCACTGAGCGCCAGTTCTGGTGGATCACCCCCAGCGTCCGGTAGCATTCGTCCGGCGTGTTCACGATCACGCGGAAGGCATAGATGTCGGCAATGTCGTCAAACGAGGTGCCCTTGCGCTCCAGCTTGCGCCAGATCGAATAGGGCCGCTTCTCGCGTCCGAACACGCGGCAGTCTATGCCCGCTTCCTCAAGCCGCTGGGAGAGCAGCGAGGACATGGCGGCAATCGCGGAGGCCCGTGTGGCCCGCAGCGCGGCCAGCCGGCGGGTGATGGACTCGTACGCATCCGGATTGATGTTACGGAAAGCGAGATCTTCCAGCTCCACGCAGATACGGTTCACGCCGATGCGCCGGGCCAGCGGCGCGTAAATTTCCAGCGTCTCTCGGGCGATCCGCTCACGCTTTTCCGGCTTCGGCATGAAATGCAGCGTGCGCATATTGTGCAGCCGGTCGCACAGCTTCACCAGCAGCACGCGGACATCGTCCGTAATGGCCAGGACGAGTTTCTGGAAGTTTTCCGCCTGACGGGTCCGCTTGTTGATCAGCTCCATCTGGCTGAGCTTGGTCTCGCCATCAACGAGGCGGGCGACATCCTCACCAAAAAGCTCGGTTATCTCCTCAAGCGTGGCGTCGGTATCTTCAACCGTGTCGTGCAGGAGCCCGCTGCACACCGTTGCCACGTCGAGATGAAGGTCGGCGAGCAGCATCGCCACCGCCACGGTGTGCCCGTAATAGGGCTCACCGGAATGGCGCTTCTGATGGGCGTGCTTGTCGCGTGAATAGTCGTAGGCGCGGCGTATCAGCTCCGCATCCGCATTGGGATGGTAGGTCAATACGCGCGCTATGAGGTCGTCGGCGCTTGGGATGGTTCCCGGCGCTTCGGCGGACGCGCTGAGCGCTACCCCGCCCAAAGCTTACAAACGGCCGTCTGCCGGCCCGTCCCGATCGCTCTGCAGGGCGCGCAGCATGGCTGCCTCGTCCATTTCAGGTGCAGGCAGGGCGCGCGGAGCGTCAGCAGCGTCGTGACGCGCCTCGTCTTCATCGTCATCAGCCGGGATGACACGCTCCAGACCCGCAACCAGGCTTTCCGCCAGCGCATCAAGGTCCAGCTTTTCGTCGGCTACCTCGCGCAGCGCCACAACCGGGTTCTTGTCGTTATCCCGATCGATCTGCAGCTGAGACCCGGCCGCGATATTGCGGGCGCGGTGCGCAGACAGAAGGACCAGCCGGAAACGGTTGGGGATTTTTTCGATGCAATCTTCGACAGTAACGCGAGCCATGAGCGTGGACGCTCCCAAATGCAAACAGGGGGTCGGGGGTAATAGCGAACACTCCTGATACCTCAGTGTGCCTCCGGCTTCAAGCGCGCCGCTGCGCTGCACAAAGCATCACCCGCCCCGGACGAACGGTCCAAGCTGTGTGGTGGCGTGAATGTCTCCGGGGGGCAGCGCGTCAATCAGCCCGCTGATCGCACTGCCGGTTACCGGATGTTTCCAGCCTGGAGCAATCTCCTGCAAGGGCAAGAGCACGAAAGCGCGCTGATCGGCGCGCGGGTGCGGCAGAACAGGCCCCTCACCGCCGTCCGACACCAGCCCGCCAAAATCGACAATATCGAGATCCAGCGTACGGGGCGCATTGCGCTGCGAGCGCACCCGCCCGAACTGCTCCTCCACCTCATGCAGGCACAAAAGCAACTCTGTTGGCGTCAGGCGCGTTTCAACCTGCGCAACGGCATTCACATAGGCCGGGTCTGCCGGATCTGGCCAGGCAGGCGATTGCCAGAGCGAAGACCGGGCGACAAGCCGGACACCGCATGTTTCCAGCGTCTCGGCGGCCTCGCACAGCAACGTCCGGGGCGTTCTGCGCCCCAGGGCTTGGTTTGAGCCGAAAGCGATGTAGATATTCAAGCGAGTGCCTATTTTAATTCGCCATTAGCCCCCCGCAAGGAGCCCCATGACTTTTTATCCCAATGAGCGCATCGGCCTTTTTATCGACGGTGCCAACCTCTATTCCGCAGCCCGCGCGCTCGATTTCGACATCGATTACCGCAAGCTTCTCGAAGAATTCAAAAAGCGTGGCCGCCTCGTCCGGGCGAACTACTACACCGCCCTGCTGGAAAATGACGACTACACCCCTATCCGCCCGCTCGTGGACTGGCTGGACTATAACGGGTTTGCAATCGTCACGAAGGCGGCGCGCGAATACACCGATGAGCATGGCCGCCGACGCATCAAGGGCGACATGGATGTCGAGATCGCCGTTGATGTGCTGGAGTCTGCCAGCTATCTCGATCATATCCTGCTATTCTCCGGTGATGGCGATTTCCGCAAAGTGGTCGAGGCCGTGCAAAGGCGCGGTGTCCGGGTCTCGGTCGTTTCCACGCTGAAATCACAACCGCCCATGATTGCCGACGATCTGCGCCGTCAGGCCGATAACTTCATCGAGTTGGCGGAGCTTGGCCGTCTGGTTGGCCGTGAACGCCGTGCCCGCGAGGACTTCGCACCGGCTGCGTCCAGCGATGATGATGACGCATAGCGTCCCGGCCGAGCCTGGCGCCGATTGCCCGCTTTGCCCGCGCCTTGTCGCCTACCGGCAGGAAAACGCCCGTCAGGAGCCGGACTGGTTCAACGGCGCGGTACCCTCCTTCGGTGACGCAAACGCGCGCCTGCTGATCGTGGGGCTGGCGCCGGGGCGTACCGGAGCCAACCGCACCGCCCGGCCCTTTACCGGCGACTGGGCGGGCGATCTGCTCTATGCGACGATTGAGCGGTATGGCTTCTCGAGGGGCACTTATAAGGCCGACCCGAAAGACGGGCTGACCCTGCACGACGCCATGATCACCAATGCCGTGCGCTGCGCGCCTCCGCAGAACAAGCCGGTGGGCGAGGAGATGGCCAATTGCCGCCCCTTCCTGGCCGCGCGTATCGCGGCCCTGCCGAAGCTGAAAGTGATGATCGCTCTGGGGCGGATTGCGCACGAGAACACGCTGCGCGCGCTGGGCCGGCGCCCAGCAGCTTTCACCTTCGCCCACGGGGCAGAGCATGAGGTGGAGGGACCGCAAGGCCCCCTCACCCTGATCGATAGCTATCACTGCTCGCGCTACAACACGAATACGGGCCGCCTCACCGAACCCATGTTCCACGCCGTGTTCGAGAAGGCGAAGGCAAGGCTCTAGCCGGCAACAGAACAATCATTCCTATAGCAAGATGATTGTCATGGCCCGGCTTGTCCGGGCCACCCATGCCTGAGAGCTGGCTTTTCCCTCGTCCTTCGAGACGCTCACTGCGTTCGCCCTCAGGATGAGGGAAAAGCACGACCTAAAGCCCTCATCCTGAGGGGCTTCGTCAGAAGCCGTCTCGAAGGACGAGGGCTTGGGAAACGAAAGCCAGAGGCATGGGTCCCCGCATAAAGCGGGGGATGACAGCTAGCGTTACCCCCTACCCGAAATCCTTCATCAGGCGGGCCTTGGAGCGATTCCACTCACGCTCCTTGATGGTCTCGCGCTTGTCGACCGTCTTCTTGCCCTTGGCGAGACCAATCAGAAGCTTGGCAAGCCCCCGGTCATTGAAATAGAGCCGCAAGGGGATGATAGTACGTCCCTCTCGCTGCACCGCGCCTGCCAGCTGGGCCATCTGCTTCTTGTGAAGCAGCAGCTTACGATGGCGGCGCGGCTCATGGTTGAAGCGGTTGCCGCCCTCGTAAGGGGGAAAATCGGCATTGATCAGGTAAAGCGCGCCATCGCGCTCCACGCTGACATAGGCTTCGGCAATATTGGCCCGGCCCTGACGCAGGGATTTGACCTCGGTGCCGACCAGCATCAGGCCAGCCTCCATCGTGTCCTCGATCTCGTAATCGAAGCGCGCACGCCGGTTGACGGCAATCAGCCCATTATCATCGCTCTTGCTCATATCAGCGACAACTCTTCGAGGACCGTTCTGATCCGGTCCTTCACTGCGTCGGGGCACTCTACCAGCGGCAGGCGCACCTCGGCTGAGCACAGGCCCAGAAGGCTCGCCGCGTATTTCGCAGGCGACGGGCTGGAATAGGCGAACAACACTTCATGGAGCGGTTGCAGGCGGTCATTGAGATCGCGCGCCTCCTCCCACCTGCCTTCCAGTGTTGCATTCTGGAAAGCGGCGCACAGGGCGGGCGCCACATTCGACGACACCGAGATCACGCCCACGCCGCCATGCGCGTTATAACCCAGCGCGCTGGCATCTTCCCCGGAGAGCTGGATGAAGTCAGCGCCAATGGCGCGGCGATGCTGCGTCACGCGGGCAGTATCGCCCGTCGCGTCCTTGACCCCGATTACATTAGGATGTTTCGCGACGCGTGCCA is drawn from Glycocaulis alkaliphilus and contains these coding sequences:
- the pyrE gene encoding orotate phosphoribosyltransferase codes for the protein MTADEVLDEFREAGALLEGHFILSSGLRSPVFLQKALVFREPARTEKLCKAMAEAVRAKVQDNITAIVSPALGGIIPGYETARQLDLPFLFVEREDGEFRLRRGFQLTAADRVLVVEDIVTTGLSSRECISAIEKTGAKVVAECCLVDRSGGRADVGVPLIALATVAFPAYAEDALPPELERIPAIKPGSRGLEA
- a CDS encoding RelA/SpoT family protein: MTYHPNADAELIRRAYDYSRDKHAHQKRHSGEPYYGHTVAVAMLLADLHLDVATVCSGLLHDTVEDTDATLEEITELFGEDVARLVDGETKLSQMELINKRTRQAENFQKLVLAITDDVRVLLVKLCDRLHNMRTLHFMPKPEKRERIARETLEIYAPLARRIGVNRICVELEDLAFRNINPDAYESITRRLAALRATRASAIAAMSSLLSQRLEEAGIDCRVFGREKRPYSIWRKLERKGTSFDDIADIYAFRVIVNTPDECYRTLGVIHQNWRSVPERFHDYISTPKPNNYRSLHTTIVGPHNVRMELQIRTEAMEAVAETGVAAHWRYKAGRYGYDAKSAREAGGDPLGRLRAFVEILEQGGDPDEFLEHAKLEMLTDQVYAFTPKGELIALPQGATPLDFAYAVHTELGAGAVGVRINGRERPLRTRLRNGDTVEIIKGGVRQPPAGWEDLVVTGRAKAAIRKLIRETQQQEFERLGKVIAEHAFQREGKAFKENMLTEALARLDLKSAPELYQALGRGQITSTQLFDAVFPGQREKSPNDPSQRELIDDEKGALYVHGSGLTPGVSLHFAPCCSPLPGDRIVGILREGVGVEVHVIDCERLAELEEEAPASGDNWIDLKWTPEARSNAVSVGRVLATVRNEPGVLAEIAGAVGEARGNITNIKTLSRSRDFFDMAFDIEVVDVRHLSNIVAALKTCDRVVSAERARYE
- the rpoZ gene encoding DNA-directed RNA polymerase subunit omega, giving the protein MARVTVEDCIEKIPNRFRLVLLSAHRARNIAAGSQLQIDRDNDKNPVVALREVADEKLDLDALAESLVAGLERVIPADDDEDEARHDAADAPRALPAPEMDEAAMLRALQSDRDGPADGRL
- the folK gene encoding 2-amino-4-hydroxy-6-hydroxymethyldihydropteridine diphosphokinase, whose translation is MNIYIAFGSNQALGRRTPRTLLCEAAETLETCGVRLVARSSLWQSPAWPDPADPAYVNAVAQVETRLTPTELLLCLHEVEEQFGRVRSQRNAPRTLDLDIVDFGGLVSDGGEGPVLPHPRADQRAFVLLPLQEIAPGWKHPVTGSAISGLIDALPPGDIHATTQLGPFVRGG
- a CDS encoding NYN domain-containing protein, yielding MTFYPNERIGLFIDGANLYSAARALDFDIDYRKLLEEFKKRGRLVRANYYTALLENDDYTPIRPLVDWLDYNGFAIVTKAAREYTDEHGRRRIKGDMDVEIAVDVLESASYLDHILLFSGDGDFRKVVEAVQRRGVRVSVVSTLKSQPPMIADDLRRQADNFIELAELGRLVGRERRAREDFAPAASSDDDDA
- a CDS encoding uracil-DNA glycosylase translates to MTHSVPAEPGADCPLCPRLVAYRQENARQEPDWFNGAVPSFGDANARLLIVGLAPGRTGANRTARPFTGDWAGDLLYATIERYGFSRGTYKADPKDGLTLHDAMITNAVRCAPPQNKPVGEEMANCRPFLAARIAALPKLKVMIALGRIAHENTLRALGRRPAAFTFAHGAEHEVEGPQGPLTLIDSYHCSRYNTNTGRLTEPMFHAVFEKAKARL
- the smpB gene encoding SsrA-binding protein SmpB codes for the protein MSKSDDNGLIAVNRRARFDYEIEDTMEAGLMLVGTEVKSLRQGRANIAEAYVSVERDGALYLINADFPPYEGGNRFNHEPRRHRKLLLHKKQMAQLAGAVQREGRTIIPLRLYFNDRGLAKLLIGLAKGKKTVDKRETIKEREWNRSKARLMKDFG